A genomic segment from Bacillus cereus G9842 encodes:
- a CDS encoding NIPSNAP family protein, with protein sequence MFYRRKYYVVKNEFIEVFNDHFNNTNLPNQLKHGSRLIGRWMKGNKNGTSEVFAIWEYDSFERYKEIESKIRSDEIHVKRIHDWYEKHGGREYVLQKYIVEMKNEELVCTVK encoded by the coding sequence ATGTTTTACAGAAGGAAGTACTATGTAGTGAAAAATGAATTCATAGAAGTATTTAATGATCATTTCAATAACACGAACTTACCTAATCAGTTAAAGCATGGCTCTAGGCTAATAGGACGCTGGATGAAAGGTAATAAGAATGGTACGTCTGAAGTATTCGCCATATGGGAATATGATAGTTTTGAAAGGTATAAAGAAATTGAATCGAAAATTAGAAGTGACGAGATTCATGTAAAAAGAATACATGATTGGTATGAAAAACATGGCGGAAGAGAATATGTTTTACAGAAGTACATAGTAGAGATGAAAAATGAAGAGTTAGTATGTACTGTAAAATAA
- a CDS encoding DUF4085 domain-containing protein, with amino-acid sequence MKYFTREWYKKMQVLEFVSFIESIKEWSEMDIQSLKEEIEERKIDLLKFLPESIYSIIQNITINSEYPSGELKKLMQEWTTDYEKRMAQLDQSYVEYFNSIEKKLPSNVAQLHKTSLHDSVIKVIKRESEDTLSIVLDCSGTFSEFDKLEVTFIGVTKCSMQENFDSAWWLYHEIALTEDGFELGVLFDSPFREVTICAANVLLVKK; translated from the coding sequence TTGAAATATTTTACAAGAGAATGGTATAAAAAAATGCAAGTTTTAGAATTTGTAAGTTTTATAGAGTCTATAAAAGAATGGTCGGAAATGGATATACAAAGTTTAAAGGAAGAAATAGAGGAAAGGAAAATAGATTTATTAAAATTCCTTCCTGAATCGATATACTCAATTATACAAAACATAACAATTAATTCAGAATACCCATCAGGTGAACTGAAAAAACTTATGCAAGAGTGGACAACAGATTATGAGAAAAGAATGGCACAATTAGATCAATCATACGTAGAATATTTTAATTCCATTGAGAAAAAACTTCCGTCAAATGTCGCTCAGTTACACAAGACATCACTACACGATAGTGTAATTAAAGTAATAAAGAGAGAATCAGAAGATACTTTGTCTATCGTATTAGATTGCAGTGGTACTTTTAGTGAATTTGATAAACTTGAAGTAACCTTTATAGGAGTAACAAAGTGTTCTATGCAGGAAAACTTTGACAGTGCTTGGTGGCTATATCATGAAATAGCTCTTACTGAAGATGGTTTTGAACTAGGTGTTTTATTTGACTCTCCATTTAGAGAAGTGACGATTTGCGCAGCAAATGTATTACTTGTGAAGAAATAA
- a CDS encoding DeoR/GlpR family DNA-binding transcription regulator, with protein sequence MFTEERREKILELLNTDGRVIAKDLAERFDMSIDSIRRDLSIMEKEGLLKRTHGGAIELARVRNLAVEPAKRYSDSSIYEDTIARVAVSYIQEGDSIFIGGASVHNAMLKYLPEVSFTVITNSIEIAGYLREYKNIDTYLIGGKVKPSGNITDTLASELISRFSIDLYFSTGGGISLQGISTATPEVAYFSKRVSEIARRNICLVPHNKLGIDCFIRGESLKKIDIIITDEEASKETVQDFEKQGKQVVIAPLYSFERSLT encoded by the coding sequence ATGTTTACTGAAGAACGTCGAGAGAAAATTTTAGAACTACTTAATACAGATGGAAGAGTAATCGCAAAGGATCTTGCGGAAAGATTTGATATGTCTATTGATTCTATAAGAAGAGATTTGTCTATTATGGAGAAGGAAGGTTTATTAAAAAGAACCCATGGGGGTGCAATTGAACTTGCACGAGTGAGAAACTTAGCTGTGGAACCAGCTAAACGTTATAGTGATAGCTCAATATATGAGGACACAATTGCAAGAGTTGCGGTATCTTATATACAAGAAGGTGATTCAATTTTTATTGGTGGGGCTTCCGTTCATAATGCGATGCTGAAATATTTACCGGAAGTATCATTTACGGTTATTACGAATTCTATAGAAATAGCTGGTTATCTACGAGAATATAAGAATATTGATACGTATTTAATTGGCGGAAAAGTAAAACCTTCAGGGAATATTACTGATACACTTGCCTCTGAATTGATAAGTAGATTTTCTATTGATCTGTATTTCTCTACAGGTGGAGGCATTTCATTACAAGGTATTAGTACCGCAACACCTGAAGTTGCTTATTTTAGTAAAAGAGTAAGTGAAATTGCTAGAAGAAATATTTGTTTAGTTCCGCATAATAAACTTGGAATAGATTGTTTTATAAGAGGAGAGTCTCTAAAAAAAATTGACATTATTATAACTGACGAAGAGGCTAGTAAAGAAACTGTTCAGGACTTTGAGAAACAAGGTAAACAAGTTGTAATAGCGCCATTATATTCATTTGAAAGGAGTTTGACATGA
- a CDS encoding sigma-54-dependent Fis family transcriptional regulator, with translation MLASPFYLHTWKKFIDEGVFDSNRINERISESWHRCRQANVNPYMNKGQKILSSNVFQEQKKKSEIFLDIALPQIQNMRKTIDELQMMALLIDPDGYVLSLSGNKQTLKRAKHINFIEGVKWTEAAVGTNAIGTALEIEEAIMISGTEHYSVASHSWSCAAAPIHNDDGKLIGVLDFSCPIEFSHPYMLGMVTSIAHAIERECSIRVHQNELHLIHRFLDVIDSDEQVVICNHRDVIVSASKSVRERINNWSRMKLEELMHHGLETKLEIPVYSNERMIGKCMYLKKNKQINTYSAFAFIKGITFSGVTGTSKAFQHTLEEIKLVSPTDASVYVCGETGVGKEYVARAIHENSPRKDGPFIAVNCGSLPKELMESELFGYVEGAFTGARRQGYKGKFEQAHGGTLFLDEIGEVPPEMQVALLRVLQERTITPIGSSKEVPVNIRIITATHKDLLRLVEEGKFRQDLYYRLHVYPLYVPSLIERKEDISYFIQHFCERKNWNVVFPKSICNQFLQHTWPGNIRELVNVLERIYILSQGREICEKQVACLLQTMMGNQQQLELQVENKTEHPLNFREKIQRDSMIEVLQKTNGNVSLAAKLLDVPRSTFYKRMQKYKL, from the coding sequence ATGTTAGCTTCACCGTTTTACTTACATACATGGAAAAAGTTTATTGATGAAGGAGTCTTTGATTCGAACCGTATAAACGAAAGAATTTCAGAGTCATGGCATCGATGTAGACAAGCAAATGTGAATCCTTATATGAATAAAGGTCAGAAAATTTTGTCTTCTAATGTTTTTCAAGAACAAAAGAAAAAGAGTGAAATTTTTCTTGATATAGCATTACCTCAAATACAAAATATGAGAAAAACCATTGATGAACTACAAATGATGGCATTATTAATCGATCCAGATGGTTATGTTCTATCGTTAAGTGGAAATAAACAAACGTTAAAGCGAGCGAAACATATTAATTTTATTGAAGGTGTAAAATGGACAGAAGCAGCTGTTGGTACAAATGCAATTGGAACAGCGCTAGAAATTGAAGAAGCTATTATGATAAGTGGTACTGAACATTATTCCGTGGCATCTCATAGCTGGAGTTGTGCGGCTGCTCCTATCCATAATGATGACGGGAAATTAATTGGTGTTCTAGATTTCTCCTGTCCAATTGAATTTTCGCATCCATATATGCTCGGTATGGTAACTTCAATTGCACATGCAATAGAACGTGAATGTAGCATAAGAGTTCATCAAAATGAATTACACTTAATTCATCGTTTTTTGGATGTCATTGATAGTGACGAACAAGTAGTTATTTGTAATCATCGTGATGTTATCGTTTCTGCGAGTAAGAGTGTTCGTGAACGAATAAATAATTGGTCAAGAATGAAGCTTGAAGAGTTAATGCACCATGGATTGGAAACTAAATTAGAGATACCAGTATATAGTAATGAAAGAATGATTGGGAAATGTATGTATTTAAAGAAAAACAAACAAATAAATACATATTCTGCTTTCGCATTTATAAAAGGAATTACTTTTTCAGGAGTTACCGGGACAAGCAAAGCATTTCAACACACACTAGAAGAAATTAAGCTTGTTTCACCGACTGATGCTAGTGTTTATGTATGTGGTGAGACAGGAGTAGGAAAGGAATATGTTGCGAGAGCGATTCATGAAAATAGCCCAAGAAAAGATGGGCCCTTTATAGCTGTTAACTGCGGTTCTCTGCCTAAAGAATTAATGGAAAGTGAATTGTTCGGTTACGTTGAAGGTGCGTTTACAGGTGCGCGACGTCAAGGGTATAAAGGGAAATTTGAACAAGCGCATGGAGGAACATTATTTTTAGATGAAATTGGTGAAGTACCACCAGAGATGCAAGTAGCATTATTGCGTGTTTTACAAGAACGTACAATAACTCCAATAGGAAGTTCAAAAGAGGTACCAGTAAATATTCGTATTATTACTGCCACACATAAAGATTTACTACGGTTAGTAGAAGAAGGGAAATTCCGTCAAGATTTATATTATCGTTTGCACGTTTATCCGTTATATGTTCCATCGTTAATAGAAAGAAAAGAGGATATCTCATATTTTATACAACACTTTTGCGAACGGAAGAATTGGAATGTTGTATTTCCAAAGAGTATTTGCAATCAATTTTTACAACATACATGGCCCGGAAATATTCGAGAACTAGTAAATGTATTAGAACGCATTTACATCTTGTCGCAAGGACGGGAAATATGCGAAAAGCAAGTCGCTTGTTTGCTACAAACAATGATGGGAAATCAACAACAACTTGAGTTACAAGTTGAAAATAAAACAGAACATCCACTAAATTTTCGCGAAAAAATACAGCGTGATAGCATGATTGAAGTATTACAAAAGACAAACGGAAATGTTTCATTAGCTGCAAAACTATTAGATGTACCCCGTAGTACATTTTATAAGCGAATGCAAAAATATAAGTTATAA
- a CDS encoding GNAT family N-acetyltransferase — MIVKEQEFHINGLTYTIRSAAEKDAEQLSKIRVQIDGETENMDRDAGEGFIDDLGFQKIIKTDSEETKNLFLVVEVHNRIVGFSRCEGSNFKRLSHKVEFGVCILKEFWGYRMGKSLLQQSIKWADENAVNKISLQVLETNEKAIHLYKKLGFEVEGILKNDKRLSDGKYYNTVVMGRFTDTFHKRGEEVCFTEGSTM; from the coding sequence ATGATTGTAAAAGAGCAAGAGTTTCATATAAATGGATTAACTTATACAATTCGTTCTGCAGCTGAGAAAGATGCAGAGCAGTTATCGAAAATTAGAGTTCAGATTGATGGAGAAACTGAAAATATGGATAGAGATGCTGGAGAGGGATTTATAGATGATCTAGGATTTCAAAAAATAATAAAAACAGATAGTGAAGAGACTAAGAATCTCTTTTTAGTTGTAGAAGTGCACAATCGAATCGTTGGATTTTCAAGATGTGAAGGGTCAAATTTTAAGAGATTATCTCATAAAGTGGAGTTTGGTGTTTGTATTTTAAAAGAGTTTTGGGGATATAGAATGGGTAAGAGTCTATTGCAACAATCTATTAAATGGGCTGATGAAAATGCAGTAAATAAAATATCTTTACAAGTATTAGAGACAAACGAGAAAGCTATTCATCTGTATAAAAAATTAGGTTTTGAAGTAGAAGGCATTTTGAAAAATGACAAAAGACTATCGGATGGAAAGTATTATAATACGGTAGTGATGGGAAGGTTTACTGATACTTTTCATAAAAGAGGGGAAGAGGTATGTTTTACAGAAGGAAGTACTATGTAG
- a CDS encoding class I SAM-dependent methyltransferase, which yields MMNNFWNDRYKSDEYFYGEEPNTFIKEQAFRLANHNKVIAFAEGEGRNAVFLARQGNEVTAIDYSEDGLEKTKKLAEKHNVNVHTKKVDLLADSLPENEYDAAIMVFGHFHDDYKKMILDKMIQTIKPGGLIMFEVYSKKQINYSTGGPKDVDMLYDPIDILTWCEEHKVIHFFNGEQERVEGKGHTGLADVIQVVIRKLI from the coding sequence ATGATGAATAATTTTTGGAATGATCGATATAAATCAGATGAATATTTTTACGGGGAAGAACCTAATACATTTATTAAAGAACAAGCATTTCGTTTAGCAAATCACAATAAAGTAATAGCATTTGCGGAGGGAGAAGGTAGAAATGCTGTATTTCTAGCAAGACAAGGGAACGAAGTAACAGCTATTGATTATTCGGAAGATGGATTAGAAAAGACAAAAAAATTGGCAGAGAAGCATAACGTAAACGTGCATACAAAAAAAGTAGATTTATTAGCTGATAGTTTGCCAGAAAATGAATATGATGCGGCAATTATGGTATTTGGACATTTTCATGATGATTATAAAAAAATGATATTAGATAAAATGATACAAACGATAAAACCTGGTGGATTAATTATGTTTGAAGTTTACTCAAAAAAACAAATAAACTATAGTACTGGTGGACCAAAAGATGTTGATATGCTGTATGATCCAATTGATATCCTTACTTGGTGTGAAGAACATAAGGTAATTCATTTCTTTAATGGAGAACAAGAGCGAGTTGAAGGGAAAGGGCACACTGGTTTAGCTGATGTTATTCAAGTTGTTATTAGAAAATTAATATAA
- a CDS encoding Rrf2 family transcriptional regulator: MKYSKATNYALHTMLFLAKATPNKLVSVYQLAEMQNVSPTYLSKILTKLTKEGMIHSSSGPKGGYSLSKNWEDISFLDIIHAIEGKTSLFDCCLHDKPGCLINEAMLAAEEKMEEELRNQKIVDLAKKIKVDF; the protein is encoded by the coding sequence ATGAAATATTCTAAAGCTACAAATTATGCTCTTCATACAATGCTTTTTCTGGCAAAGGCCACACCAAATAAGTTAGTTAGTGTTTACCAATTAGCAGAAATGCAAAATGTTTCACCAACGTACTTGTCTAAAATACTAACTAAGTTGACGAAGGAAGGGATGATACACTCATCATCTGGTCCAAAGGGCGGTTACTCGCTTAGTAAGAATTGGGAAGATATTTCATTTTTAGATATTATACATGCAATTGAAGGCAAAACATCATTGTTTGACTGTTGTTTACATGACAAACCTGGATGTTTAATTAATGAGGCAATGCTCGCAGCAGAAGAGAAAATGGAAGAAGAGTTAAGAAATCAAAAAATCGTAGATCTTGCGAAAAAAATAAAAGTGGATTTTTAA